A window of the Fuscovulum sp. genome harbors these coding sequences:
- the hisB gene encoding imidazoleglycerol-phosphate dehydratase HisB codes for MRQAKIHRKTAETDVAISLNLDGTGQYDCHSGVGFFDHMLDQLARHSLIDLNVKAKGDLHIDDHHTVEDCGIAIGQALTQALGDKRGIRRYGHFNLAMDDAQVACALDLSARPFLVWNLPFPTAKIGTFDTELVREFFQALATHGGITLHVDLIHGVNSHHIAEAAFKAVARALRMAVEHDPRLGNALPSTKGAL; via the coding sequence ATGCGTCAGGCCAAGATCCACCGCAAGACCGCCGAAACCGATGTCGCCATCAGCCTGAACCTTGATGGCACCGGGCAGTATGACTGCCACAGCGGCGTGGGCTTTTTCGACCACATGCTGGATCAACTGGCCCGCCACTCGCTCATCGACCTTAACGTCAAGGCCAAGGGCGATCTGCATATCGACGATCACCACACCGTCGAAGATTGCGGCATCGCGATCGGTCAGGCCCTGACACAGGCGCTGGGCGACAAGCGCGGCATCCGCCGCTATGGCCATTTCAACCTCGCCATGGATGACGCGCAGGTCGCCTGCGCGCTGGACCTGTCGGCGCGGCCGTTCCTCGTCTGGAACCTGCCCTTCCCGACGGCGAAGATCGGTACTTTTGACACCGAACTGGTGCGTGAATTCTTTCAGGCGCTCGCCACCCATGGCGGCATCACCCTGCATGTCGACCTGATCCACGGGGTCAACAGCCACCACATCGCGGAAGCCGCCTTCAAGGCCGTGGCCCGCGCGCTGCGGATGGCCGTTGAACATGACCCCCGGCTTGGCAACGCGCTGCCCTCGACCAAAGGCGCGCTTTAA
- a CDS encoding zinc ABC transporter substrate-binding protein, with protein MIDRRSLLLTLSLAPLLGSRALAQTGPAAITATTGMIADIARRLTGGEVAALMSAGMDPHSYRPTRSDILALSRADIILWHGLHLEAQFADVMADLARQRTVVALADSLPRADLLSDPAYPDRPDPHVWFDPKLWSEVVRSAADVLATAGFDTAAPAEALLADIAALDTYAQQVLATVPDPSRILVTAHDAFAYFGRAYGWQVEGIQGISTESEAGLARITELVDLLVARNIAAVFVESSVSDRAIRALIEGAAAQGHTITIGGELYSDAMGPDGTYEGTYIGMIDHNITTIARALGGDAPERGMVGKLNAGT; from the coding sequence ATGATCGACCGCCGCTCTCTGCTTCTGACCCTGTCCCTTGCACCACTTCTTGGCAGCCGCGCGCTGGCACAGACGGGCCCCGCCGCCATCACCGCGACCACAGGCATGATCGCCGACATCGCCCGCCGCCTGACCGGGGGCGAAGTGGCCGCGCTGATGAGCGCGGGCATGGACCCGCACAGCTATCGCCCCACACGGTCCGATATCCTCGCCCTTTCGCGCGCCGACATCATCCTCTGGCACGGCTTGCACCTTGAGGCGCAATTCGCTGATGTCATGGCCGACCTCGCCCGTCAGCGCACAGTGGTGGCCCTTGCCGATAGCCTGCCCCGCGCCGACCTTCTCTCTGATCCCGCATATCCTGACCGCCCCGACCCCCATGTCTGGTTCGATCCGAAACTCTGGTCCGAAGTCGTGCGCAGCGCCGCCGATGTGCTGGCCACCGCCGGCTTCGATACCGCCGCCCCGGCCGAGGCTCTGCTTGCCGACATTGCCGCGCTTGATACCTACGCCCAGCAGGTTCTGGCCACGGTCCCCGATCCGTCGCGCATTCTTGTCACTGCGCATGACGCCTTCGCCTATTTCGGCCGCGCCTATGGCTGGCAAGTCGAAGGCATTCAGGGCATCTCGACGGAATCCGAGGCAGGCCTCGCCCGCATCACCGAACTGGTCGATCTGCTGGTCGCCCGCAACATCGCCGCAGTCTTTGTCGAAAGCTCAGTCTCTGACCGCGCCATCCGCGCCCTGATCGAAGGCGCGGCCGCCCAAGGCCACACCATCACTATCGGAGGCGAGTTGTACTCCGATGCGATGGGTCCGGACGGCACCTATGAAGGCACCTATATCGGCATGATCGACCACAACATCACCACCATCGCCCGCGCCCTTGGCGGCGATGCGCCCGAACGCGGCATGGTCGGCAAATTGAACGCAGGCACCTGA
- the hisH gene encoding imidazole glycerol phosphate synthase subunit HisH, whose amino-acid sequence MPLTVLVDYDSGNLHSAEKAFQRMAAEVGGGDVLVTSHPEDVARADRIVLPGDGAFPACRRALGNLGGLFEAISEGVARGKPFFGICVGMQMLATWGREYEDTQGFDWIGGEVTRITPADPALKVPHMGWNDLVIDRPHPVLQGVSTGDHAYFVHSYQFRVADPAHLLAHVDYAGPVTAIIGRDTIIGTQFHPEKSQATGLRMIANFLRWKP is encoded by the coding sequence ATGCCCCTGACCGTTCTCGTCGATTATGACAGCGGCAATCTCCACTCCGCCGAAAAGGCGTTTCAGCGCATGGCGGCCGAGGTGGGCGGCGGCGATGTCCTTGTGACCTCGCATCCGGAAGATGTTGCCCGCGCCGACAGGATCGTTCTGCCCGGCGACGGGGCCTTTCCCGCCTGCCGCCGCGCCTTGGGCAATCTGGGCGGGTTGTTCGAGGCGATCTCCGAAGGCGTGGCGCGGGGCAAGCCCTTTTTCGGTATCTGCGTTGGCATGCAGATGCTGGCAACATGGGGCCGTGAATACGAAGACACACAGGGGTTTGACTGGATCGGTGGCGAAGTCACCCGCATCACCCCCGCCGACCCCGCGCTCAAGGTGCCGCATATGGGCTGGAACGATCTGGTGATCGACCGCCCGCATCCGGTTCTGCAAGGAGTATCAACCGGCGATCACGCCTATTTCGTGCACAGCTACCAGTTCCGCGTGGCCGATCCCGCGCATCTTCTGGCGCATGTGGATTATGCCGGTCCCGTCACTGCCATCATCGGCCGCGACACGATCATCGGCACCCAGTTCCACCCGGAAAAGTCCCAGGCCACCGGCCTGCGGATGATTGCCAACTTCCTGCGCTGGAAACCCTGA
- a CDS encoding DMT family transporter codes for MLLLLSVLWGGSFFFVELVLAAGMAPLTVVWLRVGLGAGVLALTLAATGLPVPRGAAVWRALVVMGLLNNALPFTLFALAQGQIGGGLAAILNAMTPILTVVVLAVFADERRPGFGRIAGVVCGFAGVLVMMGGGATEGAIWAKLACLGAACSYALASVWGRRFRVLGVAPLSVAFGQCLCATGLLILPMMMTGGVQTGSGGVEVWLAVAGLAVLSTALAYVIFFRLLATVGSLNVGLVTFLVPVSAVALGVVFLGERLAAAQIAGAGLIALGLVAIDGRAGAWLWRRIST; via the coding sequence TTGCTTTTGCTCCTGTCGGTGCTGTGGGGCGGGTCGTTCTTTTTCGTGGAGTTGGTTTTGGCCGCAGGGATGGCCCCTTTGACGGTGGTCTGGTTGCGGGTCGGGTTGGGGGCGGGGGTGCTGGCGCTGACGCTGGCCGCGACCGGCCTGCCCGTGCCGCGCGGGGCGGCGGTTTGGCGGGCGCTGGTGGTGATGGGTCTGTTGAACAACGCGCTGCCCTTTACGCTGTTTGCATTGGCGCAGGGGCAGATCGGCGGCGGGCTGGCCGCGATTTTGAACGCGATGACCCCGATCCTGACAGTGGTGGTGCTGGCGGTCTTTGCCGATGAGCGGCGGCCGGGTTTCGGGCGAATCGCGGGGGTGGTCTGCGGCTTTGCCGGGGTTCTGGTGATGATGGGCGGCGGGGCCACGGAAGGGGCCATCTGGGCCAAGCTGGCCTGTCTGGGGGCGGCGTGCAGCTATGCGCTGGCATCGGTCTGGGGGCGGCGCTTTCGTGTGCTGGGCGTGGCCCCTTTGAGCGTGGCCTTTGGGCAATGCCTTTGTGCGACCGGCCTGCTGATCCTGCCGATGATGATGACAGGGGGCGTGCAGACCGGCAGCGGCGGGGTTGAGGTCTGGCTGGCCGTTGCGGGATTGGCGGTGCTGTCGACAGCGCTGGCCTATGTCATCTTCTTTCGGCTGCTGGCAACGGTCGGGTCGTTGAACGTGGGTTTGGTCACGTTTCTGGTGCCGGTCAGCGCGGTGGCGCTGGGTGTGGTCTTTCTGGGCGAACGGCTGGCGGCGGCGCAGATTGCGGGGGCTGGGTTGATCGCATTGGGGCTGGTGGCGATTGACGGGCGGGCCGGGGCATGGCTGTGGCGGCGCATCAGCACCTGA
- a CDS encoding metal ABC transporter permease, with product MTFGAEFVPLTLPPLVIAMLAALACAAPGNFLLLRGQSMLGDAMSHVVLPGIVAAFLLTGSASQPVMLAGALAAAALSSALIEGIRRATGADPGAAMGVTFTAMFALGVLLLETSGAGAVHLDVEHALYGNLEGLIWIDATGWASLADPAALATLPSELPALAIATAAILAALTLFWRPLTIATFDEGFATSAGIPTRWISAGLTGLTALAAVAAFSAVGSILTIAMLICPPATARLLTDSLPRQMALSLIIAALAAALGTLIAGYLPLALGLGFSVSASGSIAVLAGVFLGLAATFGPRRRRLAASA from the coding sequence ATGACCTTTGGCGCAGAGTTCGTCCCCCTCACCCTGCCGCCGCTCGTCATTGCGATGCTGGCCGCACTGGCCTGCGCGGCACCGGGCAATTTCCTGCTGCTGCGCGGCCAGTCGATGCTGGGCGATGCCATGTCACATGTCGTTCTGCCGGGTATCGTTGCAGCCTTCTTGCTGACAGGGTCCGCCTCCCAACCCGTCATGCTGGCGGGCGCATTGGCCGCCGCCGCCCTGTCTTCGGCCCTGATCGAAGGCATCCGGCGCGCCACCGGGGCCGATCCGGGGGCCGCCATGGGCGTGACCTTCACCGCCATGTTTGCCCTTGGCGTGCTGCTTTTGGAAACCTCCGGCGCGGGCGCGGTTCATCTTGATGTGGAACACGCGCTTTACGGCAATCTCGAAGGCCTGATCTGGATCGACGCCACAGGTTGGGCCTCGCTCGCCGATCCCGCAGCACTTGCCACCCTGCCCTCGGAACTGCCCGCGCTGGCCATCGCCACCGCCGCCATCCTTGCCGCCCTCACCCTGTTCTGGCGCCCGCTGACCATCGCCACCTTCGACGAAGGCTTTGCCACCAGCGCGGGCATCCCCACCCGATGGATTTCTGCCGGGCTGACCGGCCTTACCGCGCTGGCCGCAGTGGCGGCCTTCTCTGCCGTGGGATCGATCCTGACCATCGCCATGCTGATCTGCCCCCCCGCCACCGCGCGCCTGCTGACCGACAGCCTGCCGCGCCAGATGGCCCTGTCGCTTATCATCGCCGCCCTCGCCGCCGCCCTCGGCACCCTGATTGCGGGCTACCTGCCGCTGGCGCTGGGTCTTGGCTTTTCCGTGTCAGCCTCCGGCAGCATCGCCGTGCTGGCAGGCGTCTTCCTCGGCCTTGCCGCCACCTTCGGCCCGCGCCGCCGCAGGCTCGCCGCCTCTGCCTGA
- a CDS encoding metal ABC transporter permease, with protein MTAELLQALLFQGGYNAALVSLGAALLGLAAGSVGAFTTLRRRALTSDAMAHATLPGIGLAFLAMAAFGGDGRNLAGLLIGAGLSAALGLYWLQRLTDITRLPEDAATGAILSTFYGAGIVILTVIQNLSLGRPAGLEGFLLGSTAGMLKSDAILIAGGGAMILTLLLILRRVLAMTAFDPGHARLMGINTRAADVALLLLTLACVLLGLRVVGLILIVALLITPALTARLWSDRIGVVALLAGGIGAVAGHLGASLSLVLPDLPTGPAIVLITFTAFILSALFAPGRGLIARALARARQASLVRT; from the coding sequence ATGACCGCCGAACTCCTTCAGGCCCTGCTGTTTCAGGGGGGCTACAACGCCGCCCTCGTCAGCCTGGGCGCGGCGCTGCTTGGCCTTGCGGCGGGGTCGGTGGGGGCCTTCACCACCCTGCGCCGCCGCGCGCTGACCTCTGATGCCATGGCACATGCCACCCTGCCCGGCATCGGGCTTGCCTTCCTTGCCATGGCGGCCTTTGGCGGTGACGGGCGCAACCTCGCAGGCCTGCTCATCGGGGCCGGGCTGTCGGCAGCACTGGGCCTGTACTGGCTGCAACGCCTGACCGACATCACCCGCCTGCCCGAAGATGCCGCAACCGGTGCCATCCTTTCCACCTTCTACGGCGCGGGCATCGTGATCCTGACCGTGATCCAGAACCTGTCGCTGGGACGCCCCGCAGGGCTGGAGGGGTTTCTTCTCGGCTCCACTGCCGGGATGCTGAAATCCGACGCCATCCTGATTGCCGGGGGCGGGGCGATGATCCTGACCCTGCTCCTTATCCTGCGCCGCGTGCTGGCGATGACGGCGTTTGATCCGGGGCATGCCCGCCTCATGGGAATCAACACCCGCGCCGCCGACGTGGCGCTGCTGCTCTTGACGCTGGCCTGCGTCTTGTTGGGCCTGCGCGTGGTGGGTCTGATCCTGATCGTGGCGCTTCTGATCACCCCCGCCCTGACCGCGCGCCTCTGGTCAGACAGGATCGGCGTTGTGGCCTTGCTGGCGGGTGGGATAGGCGCTGTCGCGGGCCATCTCGGGGCTTCGTTGTCTCTGGTGCTGCCCGACTTGCCCACCGGCCCCGCCATCGTGCTGATCACCTTCACCGCCTTTATCCTGTCAGCTCTCTTCGCCCCCGGACGCGGCCTCATCGCCCGCGCATTGGCCCGCGCGCGACAGGCAAGTTTGGTGCGCACATGA
- a CDS encoding metal ABC transporter ATP-binding protein: MVDPTPIPVAEAALAVTGLTVSYAALPVVEGIAARFPKGSMTAIIGPNGAGKSTLLKATLGLVPAVTGDVRAFGQPVAKAMPRIAYVPQRAAVDWEFPARVIDVVQMGLYRKTGLLGRITPALKAQAMDCLSRLGMADFAQRQIGALSGGQQQRVFLARALAQEADLMILDEPFAGVDAATESAIIAVLHGLRAEGKTVIAVHHDLATVAAYFDRVLLLNRRVIAEGPTATTFRRATVAEAYGNTLLTSIPA, encoded by the coding sequence ATGGTAGACCCCACCCCGATCCCGGTTGCAGAAGCGGCGCTTGCTGTCACGGGGCTGACCGTGTCCTACGCGGCCCTGCCCGTGGTCGAAGGGATCGCCGCCCGCTTTCCCAAAGGGTCGATGACCGCCATCATTGGCCCCAACGGGGCGGGCAAATCCACCCTGCTGAAAGCCACGCTCGGCCTTGTTCCCGCCGTGACGGGCGATGTGCGCGCCTTCGGCCAACCGGTCGCCAAGGCTATGCCCCGCATCGCCTATGTCCCGCAACGCGCCGCGGTGGATTGGGAATTTCCGGCCCGCGTGATCGACGTCGTCCAGATGGGGCTATATCGCAAGACCGGCCTTCTGGGCCGCATCACCCCAGCACTGAAGGCGCAGGCGATGGATTGCCTCTCGCGCCTCGGCATGGCCGATTTTGCGCAACGTCAGATCGGTGCTCTTTCGGGTGGCCAGCAGCAGCGCGTCTTCCTTGCCCGCGCCTTGGCGCAAGAGGCGGACCTCATGATCCTTGATGAACCCTTCGCAGGCGTCGATGCCGCGACGGAATCCGCCATCATCGCCGTCCTTCACGGCCTGCGGGCCGAGGGCAAGACGGTGATCGCCGTGCATCACGACCTTGCGACGGTCGCCGCCTATTTCGACCGCGTGCTGCTTCTGAACCGCCGCGTCATCGCCGAAGGTCCCACTGCCACAACCTTCCGCCGCGCCACCGTGGCCGAGGCTTATGGAAACACCCTTCTCACCTCAATCCCGGCCTGA